The sequence gatagatagatagatagatagatagataggagatagatagatagataggagatagatagatagatagaagggagatagatagatagacagatagatagataaatagatagatagatagatagatagatagatagaattgatttgaaatagatagatgattgatgaatagatagatagatagatagatagatagaaagatagatcgtAGAGATtgaatgattgattgattgattgattgattgactgatagtgagagagaaagagaagggggcagaagaaagatagatagatagatagatagatagatagatagatagatagatagatagaattggACTGGAATAGATAAATgatggatagataaataaatagatagatcatagaggttgattgaaagagagagagagaggggggggcagatagatagatagatagatagatagatagatagatagatagatagcagatatttagcagatagatagatagatagatagataggagatagatagatagatagatagataggagatagatagatagatagatagatagatagatagatagatagatagatagataggagatagatagatagatagatagatagataggagatagataatagatagatagatagatagatagatagatagatagatagatagataggagatagataatagatagatagatagatagatagatagatagatagatagataggagatagataatagatagatagatagatagatagatagatagatagatagataggagatagataatagatagataggtagtaaGTTTATAGATCCTGCACATGATCTTACATTATGCAGGTTACGCAGGTATCGGGAAGGCTGGTATTTCGCAGGTaatctgtatgtgtatgtatatatatatagatagatagatagatagatagatagatagatagatagtagatagatagatagatagatagatagatagatagatagatagatagtagatagataggagatagatagatagatagatagatagatagatagatagatagatagatgatagatagataggagatagatagatagatagtagatagatagatagatagatagatagtagatagatagtggCTATTATTAGGTGACTGAAATAAACTGATTCGCACGTATAGGATGTCGGCAGATTatatgctgcagatattaatgtaataatgtaatattcAGACCAGTATGTGTCAATGGATCCTTAGGACCAATTCACCCCAGCTCCATCAGTATAAACACACGATGTGTGTATAATCTGTTCATGTCACCACGTGTAATGTCATTAGAGAACAGCAgtcatatacagtaatatatagtgAATACGACGAGCTGTCGTATTTTCAGCAATTATAGAGAGGTCATTGTCAGTTCAACATACGGGTCACTGTATCCAGTATATACTATGGAATTATTGTCAGTCTGCAATATAATGCTTAATATTGGAGTAAGGTCGGGATTCAGTATAATGTTCTATATAGGGATCAGTCTCAATATGTAGTATACATAAAGGAGTAGTATCAGTATTGAAAATAATGCATATATGGGATTAGATATCCACTATATGAGTGTCAGAATTAATCAATGTAGGGATCAATGTCCGTATCTTCTATATATGCGATCAGTGTCAGTATCCAGTATGATACACAACCTAGGTGTGTGGTGTCAGTATACAGTATGATACACAGCCTAGGTGTGTGGTGTCAGTATACAGTATGATACACAGCCTAGGTGTGTGGTGTCAGTATCCAGTATGATACACAGCCTAGGTGTGTGGTGTCAGTATACAGTATGATACACAACCTAGGTGTGTggtgtcagtatacagtataatacacagcctAGGTGTGTGGTGTCAGTATACAGTATGATACACAACCTAGGTGTGTGGTGTCAGTATACAGTATGATACACAATCTAGGTGTGTggtgtcagtatacagtataatacacagcctAGGTGTGTGGTGTCAGTATACAGTATGATACACAACCTAGGTGTGTggtgtcagtatacagtataatacacagcctAGGTGTGTggtgtcagtatacagtataatacacagcctAGGTGTGTGGTGTCAGTATACAGTATGATACACAGCCTAGGTGTGTGGTGTCAGTATACAGTATGATACACAGCCTAGGTGTGTGGTTTCAGAATACAGTATGATACACAGCCTAGGTGTGTGGTGTCAGTATACAGTATGATACACAACCTAGGTGTGTGGTGTCAGTATACAGTATGATACACAATCTAGGTGTGTggtgtcagtatacagtataatacacagcctAGGTGTGTGGTGTCAGTATACAGTATGATACACAGCCTAGGTGTGTGGTGTCAGTATCCAGTATGATACACAGCCTAGGTGTGTGGTGTCAGTATACAGTATGATACACAGCCTAGGTGTGTGGTGTCAGTATCCAGTATGATACACAACCTAGGTGTGTggtgtcagtatacagtataatacatagCCTAGGTGTGTggtgtcagtatacagtataatacacagcctAGGTGTGTGGTGTCAGTATACAGTATGATACACAGCCTAGGTGTGTGGTGTCAGTATACAGTATGATACACAGCCTAGGTGTGTggtgtcagtatacagtataatacacagcctAGGTGTGTGGTGTCAGTATACAGTATGATACACAATCTAGGTGTGTGGTGTCAGTATACAGTATGATACACAACCTAGGTGTGTggtgtcagtatacagtataatacacagcctAGGTGTGTGGTGTCAGTATACAGTATGATACACAATCTAGGTGTGTGGTGTCAGTATACAGTATGATACACAATCTAGGTGTGTggtgtcagtatacagtataatactgtTTGTGAGTTCTATAATGCTGTATATGTGGTATCATTTATATCAGGTTGATTTCATACATTCATTCAGACATAAAGGATCAAAGGACGATATTGATGCATTGACCCAGATGAGCAATGTTGGGAGAgcgaatatatagtatatatcataGTGCACATGTTATGTATGAAATGCTCtatgtcatatacatatattaccaaatattatatatgatacatgttctatattatatattgtatttgttctatgtaactatatgcagtatatatatatatatatatatatatatatatatatatatatatatatatatatatgtgtttttctgtagtatatatgtttatataataATATGCTGTACACTTTCCTACAGTTGTAAATTCAACATTACATGTGTTTAGTGTTATTTTTATCCAAAAATGAGAACAAAAGCAACAAAACCATTTATTCTCTTCCCCGCAGATGGGATTGTGGGGTTTTCCCAGGTGTCCCGGGTAGCCATACCTCTCACCAGGGTCTcctggagctgcagtagttgtggagattccctttaataacatACTTTTATTAAACAGGAATGTAACAATCTTTACAACAGTTCTGTAGAAGGGGCGACATCATTACCTGTGCTCACATTGCTAGCCCCCCACCCTGACAGACTGCAGACTGCTCTCCCCAGGAGTGATGGGATGCTATCAGCCCCCACAGGAGAACTCACCTCATGTCCCCCATTTCACAGCCACTTGAATTGCTAAAGAGCTGAGCCCAGGGGAGAGGGTCAGTAAGTAGGTGACACTGAGGACTTACCCTGCCGGACAGCTGGGGGGGGATAGCACGCTTTACGGCTGGAGGTCGGAGCCCAGGCAGCGGGCAGAGATGATTTGCAGCAGCAGAGACGCTTCTGAGGActcggccggggctgcgggtttttttttattcccagaACCTGTTTACATTGAGTTGTATAAACTTCCTGCCATGTTCTCTGTATCTAGAAATCTCCGTCAGGAGCCGCGTCCACCTCCCCTCAGCCtgtgcccccctgtgccccctgtgccccctgtgccccccgtacccccctgcccctctcCGCTTACTTCCCTTCTATACTTTGCTGCATTTTTCTGCCCAGTCCTGGGAGCCACAAGTATGTTCTAATATCCGCTGCGGAGTCAGCGAGAGGCCCGGGAGACAGTCAGCAGGCAGGACGATAGGCTTCTCCATACATTGTGAGGGACGAGATGTGGCAGCTATCCAGTCAGCTAGTTTCCATCTATCCCAAGGAGGGcaggctgagacttgtagtgACACCGGTCTGCAGAgagcagtagggggggggggggggtatagtggaAATCAGGGGGTCCCTGGTGTCATATACTAGTGGTCATCTCTATAGATAGTGACAGCCATGGAAATAATCTAATATACAGATAGGAGAAGTGTTATACAGGGAGATACGGGAGAGCTGAGCTCTTGTTCCTTTAAGTGACCCCCAGTtaccgggggagggggaggggggtgagtgGGCGGGGAGACCCTTCTTCTTACGTCTCTCTGTGAAGAGCCGACAGAGTCTGATGACAAGAGATAAGTAAAGGCGATCACTCTGGAGGGCACAGTCCTGCTGCCATGAGAAGAGGCGACTCACCCAGCCAGAGGGGCACAGTAGCAGCCAGCAGCCTATAGCCAGGGACCCCCGACCACCACCCATAGAGAGCAGCCTCACCTGGACTGTCTGGAAGTCatctcccccctgctcccccgCCGCCACACGCCGGACTCGTCCATCCAGAGCCCCCCGACCACAGGACGGTCACCGGCTatagagatgacagcagagatcCAGCAGCCCCCCGCGCAGCCCCCTGCCCAGAGCAGCCCCATGTCAGCAGCTGCAGAGAAGCACAGTGGGCAGACATCTGTCATGGAGTCCGCTTCATGTGCCACCAAGACCAAGAAGAGCAACGCTGGCATCAGGCGGCCAGAGAAGCCCCCCTACTCGTACATCGCCCTGATAGTCATGGCCATCCAGAGCTCGCCCACCAAGCGGCTGACCCTGAGTGAGATCTACCAGTTCCTGCAGAGCCGCTTCCCTTTCTTCCGAGGATCCTACCAGGGATGGAAGAACTCTGTCAGACACAACCTGTCCCTCAATGAGTGCTTCATCAAGCTGCCCAAGGGGCTGGGCAGACCGGGCAAGGGCCACTACTGGACCATCGACCCTGCCAGCGAGTTCATGTTTGAGGAGGGCTCCTTCAGGAGGAGACCCAGGGGCTTCAGAAGGAAGTGCCAGGCTCTCAAGCCAATGTATAGTATGATGAATGGCCTGGGCTTCAACCACATCCCAGATACCTACAGCTTCCAGGGATCTGCTGGGACCATCTCGTGCCCACCCAACAGCCTGTCACTGGACACTGGCATAGGGATGATGAATGGCCATTTACCCAGTAACGTGGATGGGATGGGGTTAAGCGGACACCCACATCTGACTGCCAATGGTGGGCACTCTTATATGGGCAGCTGTACAGGGTCCACAGGAGGTGACTATCCCCACCATGACTCTGGCTCCCCTCTCCTTGGAGGGGGGGCCGTAATGGAACCTCATTCTGTCTATACAAGTCCTGCATCAGCCTGGGCACCAACCTCTACTGCCCTCTCTGGAGGTGCCCCTTATATCAAGCAACAGCCCCTGTCCCCCTGCAACTCTGCCAACAACCCCctgtcctccagcctctcctcacaCTCCCTGGAGCAGCCATACCTGCACCAGAACAGCCACAACACAGCTTCAGATCTACAAGGTAAGTGCCCCCACCCACTGTGCCACCCCCAGCACTCCACATACTGCAATCCCCGGGGAGGGGGCCATTGCATACAAAGGAGAATATTTTGTCATTATATTGCTGTAGTAGTTCATGGTGCTGTGCtctcttatggggggggggggggggaataatctgGAGAAAACAAGGGGAAATCAGAGTGTGGGGGTGGGCTGTGTGAAGCTCCACATATGGGACATGGCAGCAGTTAGAGTGGAGACACTGGGTAATTATGGCTCCTGAGGGTACACACTGTGTCTGAGGCCCTGGGCTCCCTGCCCTTATGGAGGGGAATGTGTCAGAGGCCCAAgtcacatccacagcctcccacaAGACTCCTCTTCCTCTCGGAAATGAGAGTTTAGGATCAGTAAAGAGCACAGAAACTGAACCCAGGGAAAAAGAatgtgatgatgataataataatcgtTATTACCACCAGTCTGCTGATCTATTATAACATGATAATCTATTCCACAAATATTCTCATGTAACACCAGATCATGAAGACAGAGTCACTAATAATAATTATTGTGGCATTTATGATTGGACAAAGGACGAAGAAGATGTAGTCTGACCTTATTATGATATCATTAACCCTAGATTGTCAGCTCTGGGGGCAGACAGAATATAATAGCAAAGCCCTGATAACTATACAGGTGTCATAAGGCAGGGAtactgaggaagaggaggaggattattTCTACCACTTCCATCCCAGCTAGGACATCTCCTACACTGCTTTTTCTAATAGATTTGAGCAGCTTCTTTCCATAACAATTAACATAATTGCCCGGAATAAGTAGTTTGGATTAGAAGTGTCTGCACTGATGTACAGAGGTGGTTCCAGCATTATATCATTACAGcctaatatacagatatatacggATATTATAGAACAGTGAGGCTGCTTTAATAACGtggatgattatgatgatgatgatgatgatgatcaccaCCATCACATCATCACAGTTATTATTGTATTAGATTTTGAACAAAACATTACAAATAATCAATTGTTACAGAGCAAATTCCAGTATAATAAATGCAAACAACTTATATATAgtagcaataaaaataaatattacaattaaataaataataatattatataatattttttttctttaactgtgatatttatatgtgtgtgtatatatatatatatatatatatatatatatatacacacacatatatatatatatatatagtaatgtcaGAAAATGGACTCTAGAATTATTGTCATATTGTTGTTATTATGATTATGATTCTTTTGTTTTGTGTATGACGTCTTTATATACAGAGTTGAGTGATTTTCTTTGGCCATAGTAATGTGAGGCTGCTGGGCAGTACTGGGCCATGTATAATGCCATGATGTTATTATCTCACCCTCTTGTGTCTTCTCTATACAGGTGTGCCCAGGTACCACTCCCAGTCCCCCAGCATGAACGATAGGAAGGAGTTTGTCTTCTCTTTCAATGCCATGGCCTCCTCAATGCATGGGGGCAGCGGCTCCTACTACCACCAGCAGGTCAGCTACCAGGATATCAAGCCTTGTGTAATGTGAGAGACCACTGAGCACCCCCAGACTAAGGACTGCATCTGGGCCTGACTGCAGAATACTGGCTCCTCGAAACCCTTTAAATCAGTGgggcctccctcctcctccactgtCTGCAGCTCTCTGTTACAGAAAGTATACCCATCATTGCAGCCAGCTGTCACTCAGCAGAATCCTATGACAGTCAATGTACCATAAATGTGAGAGATGAGAATAGTGACAGCAGATATCAGTGAATGAGATGCTGCAATGGACCTCTCTGTATACTGCCGGCACTCCCCACACTGTGCTGGCAGGGGGACTGGCCCACATTCGCCATTTGCAGAGACTTTGTGGCACTTTTAATGTTTCCATATATTTATTGATCTTATATTTGGTAGATGAGGCGCTTCCTGCAGTTATTTTTATCAGTATTTTAGGGTCTTTTCTTGGCAATATTTGCCGTGTGAAGGTTATATTTTTGGTCACTGTAAATCTATGAAAAAAGTCTATGATCGGTTTATATATAATGAAGGACTTTGTATAAACGTCTCTTTGTATTTGGGATTGAAGTTCTCgatttttatttttctctgcactgtaaaaaaaatatcatttttgtgtctgtaaattaaaaaaaaaaaaggaaaaaaattccaaataaaaatgttatgctaTTTGTTAATTTTAAGAGAagatttcctttttttatatacagtaaaatactGTGACTTTCATAGAAATCTTATCCCCGGAGGAGAAATCACTATTCATGTATTAGGAGGATAGGATAAGAGGCAGAGGGTATAGCCATACAGTTATAGCAGCGCACTTCTTGGACTTGTAGTTCCACCAGAGCTGCATATAGCAAATACCGAACTGTAAAACCAATCCGTGCCatgtggtgtaagtatggggAGTATTAGCATTGTTCTGTACTGATATGTGTTATATGTCATGTCTATTTTTTAAGTGTATATGTTATGGTGATGTGTgttgtataatataataatagcGGTAAATGTCGTTTGGTGTTCTGTTCAGATGACAAGGAAACGCCCAGGACTTAGCAGAGAAGGAAAGCTTGTAGGGTCTTACTGGGGACGAATAATACGGGGGTCAGGGGGGGCAATATACCTCGGGTCTGCAGAGAATGGGAAGCTTGTGGTGGAAGTATATGGGCGCCGGTAGTCTCCATATAGTGTAAACAGTATATTCGGGCGCCGGTAGTTTCCATATAGTGTATATTCGGGCGCCGGTAGTTTCCATATAGTGTATATTCGGGCGCCGGTAGTTTCCATATAGTGTATATTCGGGCGCCGGTagtccccatatagtgtatacagtatattcggGCGCCGGTAGTttccatatagtgtatacagtatattcggGCGCCggtagtccccatatagtatatattcgGGCGTCGGTAGTCTCCATATGGTATATATTCGGGCGCCGGTAGTCCCCATATGGTATATATTCGGGCGCCggtagtccccatatagtatatattcgGGCGCCGGTAGTCTCCATATAATGTGTCCTGCAGGGAATGAAATTCGTACACCTGAAATACAAATGTAAAATTCTAAATTAATTCATAGCTTATTGTGTGAGTTACCTGGAACTGGCTGTAGTAActggagtaataataataataagaagaagaagaatagcacctgtatacatttaaaaaatagTTCCAGCATAAGAATGCTACTACTGGGACTATTAATGAGCACTGACCATTATAGCTGGGTTTGTGCATTAGAGATTGCCTTGCTACACTTGAAACCTATTGTACCAGCTGAGGAGATTTGTgcagttgttattattattattattattattattcacatgGGGGACAATATCACCACCTGTAAAATCACTTTCAGCATAATATCCCTTTTCCCGCTTCCTGGTAGGAGTCAATgatgctgtcagtatgtacaTTGTATTTGCATCATCAGTGTTTGTGTCCACAACCAGGAGTGCATCTAACCCAGAGAAAAACTAGGAAGATTTGTACCTTTTGCTGGGTTTGGagccacttctgggtttggctaaaaatactgaacaaatacTGTGGATTCTATTCACCTGGAAAAATAATCTGTCTATCCTATAATTTTTGATTGttactgattatatatatatatatatatatatatatatatatatatatatatatatatatatatatatatatactactatggATATTTATAGGTTTACCAtctattgttattattttacaGTCTGAATAACAATAGTTTCCACCAGAGCAGCACTAGTCTATGGTTTGAGGATTTAGGGGCTTCAAATACAGGGTTTACAAGGGTATATTCAGGCCTAGTGGGCATGTGGTGGTTTGTTGCTGTATCTACCAGAAACCCAGATGGCACAATGGCTGTCGCAAAATCAAAGCAAAACTGCAGTATTCTATGGTAAACATGTCAGAAAGAAGCAGCATGCCCACTATATCTGAATATATCCAAATCAGGTCCACActgcagtattttggtcagtattttgtatcaGTATTTCTATGTGAAAAACAGGAGTGGAATAGAAACAAAGAATAAAAAGTATAATGGAAAGGTTTGTATAAAATAATTTGTACAAACACTGCTGTTTTAAGGTGGCCTAAGTCTGGGTTTGCATAAAATATCTTTGTCAGTATTCGGTCCTCATTTCAATATATTCAGTATTTTTAGACAAAAATAGAAGCGGTCCAAAACCATGTTAAAGAGGCCAATCTTAACATTATACTGTAGCTTTTCACTGTGTTGGATTGACTTCTAGTCTTGGCAAAAGTCCAAATTAGGatgtgtgatcccagcctaacaCGGAAGCATATATGTGCCCATCTTATGGCCACATGTCTCAACCTGGTCTGctgttaaggtggccatacaccttcaataattgaaGGCCAAAATATCATTCAGGTGTCAGTTATGTCTCTCATCTGGACCGCcgtcctccccatatacaggaacaGTCGGCACagccaagcattcctgtgttctctatggggaagggagggtaaGCTGTATCCAGAGCGttctgactgtggcttatctctccctgaacaaagGGGCAAGGCAGTGAttatccatcacacctgacccatATCACTACtgccatcatctgtcagtggtcagTTGGGAGAGCCCAATACACCTGAAATTGATGGCCGAACCTGCCTTTACACTCCTGTGAAGCTGGACTTGCTCTGCATACTACCTAGTCACACCCTGGCTTCTGTCACTTGTGGTTCTGTGTTGACTTTGTTCCATTGTGACACAAGTATTAAGTTACTTTCTAACAAGCAGCAACAACATTTTATAGCAGTCTGCAGGAGCaaatccttagggccctattacacaggacgattatcgtgcaaattatcattatattgttcgaatttaaacgataatcgtttcatgtaaatgcaggcagcaatcaaacgaccaacgagaaattgtttgGTTGGTGCTGACACAAAAATAATAgttaatcgctcgctgtaattctgcattcgttcactaatcgttcagtgtaatgctgcgtttacacggaacgattatcgtttgaattttcgcataaacgatagcatttgagcgataatcgtactgtgtaaacacagcaaacaatcaaatgaagagcgagaaatcgttcattttgatctttcaacatgttcttaaatagtcgttcgtcgttcactgaaaattcgcagatcgcttcgtgtaaacagtctttcaccgatttaccctatgtaaaagatggcttaagcgatcttaaaaacgatcgcaataatgttttttcttacaaattttcaaaGATTTTTCTagcgatttattcatctaaacgctgatcgttataaaaaccaaatcgttgcttcaaaatcgttaaacgattgtttgggcaaattatcgctccgtgtaaatgtagcataattCCCCATTGTTCCTTAATTTGAtgggatcagatggagaaaaCAATCGTAGCAGTGATCGTTACTTACGACTATCGTTCTGCGTAATATGGTGATCAATTTaaggttaactataaacaatcttgCTCCGATTGTTTATCGTCAATCATGAATAGTTTTGtataatagggtccttagtgTACGGTTGCACATTTTGTATTTGTACCTCGGTCACACATTGCTTAGTTATGCAAAGTACAGAACAATATAAGGGAATGCAACTTTAACAAATTATTAATGAACAGCAGAAAAACATCTACAGTTAAACCGGAGGATTTCCTAATCCAATGGGAACCCTATCTGTTTAAGATTTTTTGCAGCAGGGCAATGCAGTTGGAGAAATTTGCAATGAAATCTTCTGCCATATAATATTTAGAGGTGGCTGCCTAATAGAAGGTGATGGTGGTAGTAtgtgtgttgggggtgggggtgggggggggggtaaaaatatATCAAGTTCATATGGGCAAGTTGCAGTTTATTATTCCTAGCAATTGTTAAAAAATCCTTTTTACAGTATTTTTATTTTCCAGGATACGATGCAGCTGCAGGTTTTGGTttcagagttgttgttttttttaagaataaataAAACTACTAGGATTTAAAATTAATCTCAATCATGTAAATCAAAAAGATGCATCATAGTTACTGATATCAGATAAAGCAGAATAATCTGTGCTATGTGCTGCAGTAATCGTAGGGTTAATCTCTATTAGGTCACATGTAATATACGTGTTGCTATC is a genomic window of Dendropsophus ebraccatus isolate aDenEbr1 chromosome 4, aDenEbr1.pat, whole genome shotgun sequence containing:
- the FOXF1 gene encoding forkhead box protein F1 yields the protein MTAEIQQPPAQPPAQSSPMSAAAEKHSGQTSVMESASCATKTKKSNAGIRRPEKPPYSYIALIVMAIQSSPTKRLTLSEIYQFLQSRFPFFRGSYQGWKNSVRHNLSLNECFIKLPKGLGRPGKGHYWTIDPASEFMFEEGSFRRRPRGFRRKCQALKPMYSMMNGLGFNHIPDTYSFQGSAGTISCPPNSLSLDTGIGMMNGHLPSNVDGMGLSGHPHLTANGGHSYMGSCTGSTGGDYPHHDSGSPLLGGGAVMEPHSVYTSPASAWAPTSTALSGGAPYIKQQPLSPCNSANNPLSSSLSSHSLEQPYLHQNSHNTASDLQGVPRYHSQSPSMNDRKEFVFSFNAMASSMHGGSGSYYHQQVSYQDIKPCVM